A window of Lacibacter sediminis contains these coding sequences:
- a CDS encoding FKBP-type peptidyl-prolyl cis-trans isomerase — MKYFLFIMISICTHANVFAQNDVVKTYSLADSLRASGLLVQINTQQINTRKEVKAGVQSGDVKLFIEADKKEKEIVFSFPETATIVAKGMNVEEDGKDELEWEDESVVKETVQLYLATASDSATNFILYSGYVYYPAQNKWKLIGTCKLKDKWGALKSASTFTVNRKKQPAALSIPQAWVQRGNGSFIELSATAAKAPVLAPFSNIDSIQQAANDEQIIQQAIMSGKTDAKQKDNDVYYTIMKEGTGRNVLVTDTVVVYYKGYLLEDGSVFDQTKEKTATFPLSRLIRGWQLGIPFCKVGGKIKIVIPSGLAYSIRTRAAKIPPNSPLVFEVEVIDVKPQL, encoded by the coding sequence ATGAAATACTTCTTATTTATTATGATCAGCATTTGTACCCATGCAAATGTATTTGCTCAGAACGATGTGGTTAAAACGTATTCCCTTGCAGACAGCTTAAGAGCAAGTGGGTTACTTGTGCAAATAAACACACAACAGATCAACACACGTAAAGAAGTAAAAGCGGGGGTGCAGAGTGGGGATGTGAAATTGTTTATTGAAGCTGACAAGAAAGAAAAAGAGATTGTATTCAGTTTTCCTGAAACAGCCACTATTGTTGCGAAAGGAATGAATGTGGAAGAAGACGGGAAAGATGAACTGGAATGGGAAGATGAATCAGTGGTTAAAGAAACTGTGCAACTCTATCTTGCAACCGCCAGCGACTCTGCTACAAATTTTATACTGTACTCCGGTTATGTTTATTATCCTGCACAAAATAAATGGAAGTTGATCGGCACTTGCAAATTAAAGGACAAATGGGGTGCTTTAAAATCAGCCTCAACTTTTACTGTAAACAGGAAAAAGCAACCTGCGGCTTTGAGTATTCCCCAGGCTTGGGTACAGCGTGGTAATGGATCGTTTATCGAATTATCTGCAACAGCTGCAAAGGCGCCAGTACTGGCGCCGTTCTCCAATATTGACAGCATACAGCAGGCAGCAAATGATGAACAGATCATTCAACAGGCCATCATGTCTGGCAAGACGGATGCAAAACAGAAGGATAACGATGTTTACTATACAATAATGAAAGAAGGCACAGGACGAAATGTACTGGTAACAGATACAGTGGTGGTTTATTACAAAGGTTATCTATTGGAAGATGGTTCTGTGTTTGATCAAACAAAAGAGAAGACTGCAACTTTCCCTTTGAGCAGGTTGATACGTGGCTGGCAGTTGGGTATTCCATTTTGCAAAGTGGGAGGAAAGATCAAAATAGTGATACCATCCGGACTTGCTTATTCTATCCGTACACGTGCGGCAAAAATTCCGCCGAACAGTCCGCTGGTATTTGAAGTTGAAGTGATTGATGTAAAGCCGCAGTTATAA
- a CDS encoding T9SS type B sorting domain-containing protein, whose product MKIHQHGTIRTHMVALFTTLFLCSISNAQICPPNIDFEKGDFSNWTAYTGSVSAGGGTNTITLSPNGVGFNGQHEIFSRSLNAGDIDMFGGFPVVCPNGSGYSVKLGNTMGGAQAEGLSYEFTIPANMNTYSITYHYAVVFEGPNHRLEEQPRLEIEVLNVSDNKVIECSSFEFIPFGSGLPGFFEAPVRANENTPVWVKDWTAVTINLNGQAGKTIRLFFKTADCTFVRHFGYAYIDVNTECTGEFTGATYCPNDTLVNVVAPYGFQDYRWFNSNFSQMLGSSQQLVLRPPYPTGSLLAVEVTPFNGYGCKDTLYARLVDTLTLKANAGRDTVYCGSDPILIGENPKPGLSYRWSPATGLSDPNIANPFATPATSTQYILTVLSGGGGCFKRDTVFVTSTSPDTTLQFLGSTMFCRTSATDSAVLIVSPDVNVQWFRDGIILSGVNQNRLRLTQSGRYYAVVKNADGCALNTRSVSVTIEDPLPGQTYPIQYTFQNTVLPLQSRPIGIEVAWAPPLYLTDANIAQPIFERDNIGDQLYQIRMVTAVGCVTVDTQLVKTIKEVTVFVPNVFTPNNDNLNDRFYPVTDGIKKIYSFKVFNRWGLELFNWPVGSLGWDGTYKGVHQAPGAYVWQFSGIGIDGKIYNRKGMLTIIR is encoded by the coding sequence ATGAAGATTCATCAACATGGAACGATTCGTACACACATGGTAGCTCTGTTTACCACTTTGTTTCTATGTTCAATTTCCAACGCACAAATTTGTCCCCCCAATATTGATTTTGAGAAAGGCGATTTTTCTAACTGGACTGCATACACAGGATCAGTATCTGCAGGAGGAGGTACCAATACTATTACATTATCACCCAATGGAGTTGGGTTTAATGGTCAACACGAAATATTCAGTCGCTCTTTAAATGCCGGCGATATTGATATGTTTGGTGGCTTCCCGGTTGTGTGTCCAAATGGAAGTGGTTATTCTGTTAAGTTAGGCAATACAATGGGTGGTGCGCAGGCAGAAGGTTTGTCTTACGAGTTCACGATTCCTGCGAACATGAACACTTATTCCATCACTTATCATTATGCAGTTGTATTTGAAGGACCAAACCATCGGTTAGAAGAACAACCACGTCTTGAAATTGAAGTGTTGAATGTATCAGATAATAAAGTGATCGAATGTTCTTCATTTGAATTCATTCCGTTTGGAAGTGGCTTACCCGGTTTTTTTGAGGCACCTGTAAGAGCCAATGAAAATACACCGGTGTGGGTAAAAGACTGGACAGCTGTAACCATCAACTTAAATGGTCAGGCTGGCAAAACCATTCGCTTATTTTTCAAAACTGCCGATTGCACGTTTGTACGCCATTTCGGTTATGCATACATTGATGTGAATACAGAATGTACAGGTGAGTTTACAGGAGCTACTTATTGTCCTAACGATACACTCGTGAATGTAGTAGCGCCATACGGTTTCCAGGATTATAGATGGTTCAATAGTAACTTCTCTCAAATGCTGGGAAGCAGCCAGCAGTTAGTTTTAAGACCTCCATACCCAACCGGTTCGTTGCTTGCTGTAGAAGTAACACCTTTCAACGGCTATGGCTGTAAGGATACGTTGTATGCAAGATTAGTTGATACCCTTACGTTGAAAGCGAATGCGGGGCGGGATACTGTTTATTGTGGCTCTGATCCTATTCTCATTGGCGAAAATCCGAAACCGGGTTTAAGTTACCGTTGGTCGCCTGCAACAGGATTATCCGATCCAAATATTGCCAACCCGTTTGCAACGCCGGCTACATCTACACAGTATATACTTACAGTCCTGAGTGGAGGAGGAGGATGTTTTAAACGGGATACTGTTTTTGTAACATCTACTTCTCCCGATACAACTTTACAGTTCTTAGGTTCAACGATGTTTTGCAGAACCTCGGCAACAGACAGCGCTGTATTGATCGTTTCGCCAGATGTAAATGTGCAGTGGTTCAGGGATGGCATTATTTTGTCTGGTGTAAATCAAAATCGATTGCGGTTAACGCAGTCAGGTAGATATTATGCTGTTGTAAAAAATGCTGATGGATGTGCTTTAAATACAAGAAGTGTTTCTGTTACCATTGAAGATCCGTTGCCGGGTCAAACATATCCAATACAGTATACATTCCAAAACACAGTGCTTCCATTGCAATCAAGACCTATTGGTATCGAGGTAGCTTGGGCACCTCCGCTTTACCTTACTGATGCCAATATTGCACAACCAATATTTGAACGTGATAACATTGGTGATCAGTTATACCAGATACGAATGGTTACAGCAGTAGGTTGCGTTACAGTAGACACACAACTGGTAAAAACAATTAAGGAAGTAACTGTTTTTGTGCCCAATGTATTTACACCTAACAACGATAATCTCAACGATCGTTTTTATCCTGTAACAGATGGAATTAAAAAGATTTACTCCTTTAAAGTATTTAACCGGTGGGGTCTGGAACTCTTTAACTGGCCGGTTGGTAGTCTTGGTTGGGATGGAACTTATAAAGGAGTGCACCAGGCTCCCGGCGCATACGTGTGGCAGTTCAGCGGTATAGGTATTGATGGAAAAATTTATAACCGCAAGGGTATGCTCACCATTATCCGTTGA
- a CDS encoding S9 family peptidase has protein sequence MRIFVTIFMMFLSVALFAQQPAAKKGNYALAARFSPEKINKMLFSTSVDPHWLKLTDRFWYVYETREGKTWYIVDATKGSKRAMFDHAKLAAEITKIVKDPFDAQHLPIEKLKFTKDENSITFEIKSTIDEVKKDTATARTGGRAGAGARPGVPAATEKKIFYFEYNLNTAVLTELKDYQKPKDRLMWASFSPDKKYVLFSKKHNLYYMDSANYRKAQIKEEDSTIVEYQLTTDGVEDYGYGGGFGNETNVDKEKNKDKRKSAFVMWSPDGKHFVLTRTDNRKVKDLWVINNVAEPRPTLETYKYQMPGEKEAPIRELYIFNFESKTSKKINAAAFKDQEIAVWSAPLKQSQRDEENRATIWHGTNEKFYMSRTSRDLKRIDACVVNVNSTSVTPLIEERMNTYVENRRLGLVNEGKELIEWSERDGWAHFYLYDENGKLKNQITSGAFHCEDIESIDEKNRVLYFTANGREPNEDPYYLHLYRINFDGTGLKLLTRSGYDNNASMDDNIRYFVNTYSRVNTVPVSLLQDNNGRTIMELEKTDMSGLLEAGYKFPEPFKVKAADGITDLYGVMYKPFDFDSTKTYPIIEYVYPGPQTEAVNKAFGRGMDRVDRLAQLGFVVITVGNRGGHPSRSKWYHNYGYGNLRDYGLADKKAAIEQLSYRHKYIDANKVGIHGHSGGGFMSTAAMLVYPDFFKVAVSSAGNHENNIYNRWWSEKHHGVKEQVSDKGDTSFVYSIERNPELAKNLKGRLMLSHGDIDNNVHPANTIRMANALIKANKRFELVVLPGQRHGYGTMTEYFFWKMCDYFCRYLLGDDSQPVDMEEMNREIERGDPGK, from the coding sequence ATGAGAATTTTTGTAACCATCTTTATGATGTTTCTGTCTGTTGCATTGTTTGCACAGCAGCCCGCCGCTAAAAAAGGCAATTACGCTTTAGCTGCCCGTTTTTCACCGGAGAAAATCAATAAAATGCTGTTCAGCACTTCGGTTGATCCGCATTGGCTGAAACTGACCGATCGTTTCTGGTATGTGTACGAAACACGTGAAGGAAAGACCTGGTACATTGTTGATGCAACCAAAGGCAGCAAGCGTGCCATGTTCGATCATGCAAAGCTTGCAGCAGAGATCACCAAAATTGTAAAGGATCCTTTTGATGCACAGCATTTGCCCATTGAGAAACTGAAATTCACAAAAGATGAAAACAGTATTACGTTTGAAATCAAGAGTACCATTGATGAAGTAAAGAAAGATACTGCAACTGCCCGTACAGGTGGAAGAGCTGGTGCTGGAGCACGCCCTGGCGTACCTGCAGCAACAGAGAAAAAAATATTCTATTTTGAATACAACCTCAACACAGCAGTATTAACTGAATTAAAAGATTATCAGAAACCGAAAGACCGTTTGATGTGGGCTTCGTTCTCACCAGATAAAAAATATGTACTCTTCTCTAAAAAGCATAACCTGTACTATATGGATAGCGCCAACTATCGTAAAGCACAGATCAAAGAAGAAGACAGCACTATTGTTGAGTACCAGTTAACAACTGATGGTGTGGAAGATTATGGTTACGGTGGAGGTTTTGGTAATGAAACCAACGTCGATAAAGAAAAAAATAAGGATAAGCGTAAATCTGCATTTGTAATGTGGAGCCCCGATGGTAAACATTTTGTACTTACACGTACTGATAACCGTAAGGTAAAAGATCTCTGGGTGATCAATAACGTTGCAGAACCTCGCCCTACGCTTGAAACATACAAGTACCAGATGCCGGGTGAAAAAGAAGCACCCATCCGTGAGCTATATATTTTCAACTTCGAAAGTAAAACATCAAAGAAAATAAATGCGGCTGCATTCAAAGATCAGGAAATCGCTGTGTGGTCTGCTCCGTTAAAGCAAAGTCAGCGTGATGAAGAAAACCGTGCAACGATCTGGCATGGCACCAATGAGAAGTTTTATATGTCACGCACAAGTCGTGATCTGAAACGTATTGATGCATGCGTTGTAAACGTAAACAGTACTTCTGTTACGCCGCTCATTGAGGAGCGCATGAATACTTATGTTGAGAACCGCAGGCTTGGCTTGGTAAACGAGGGTAAGGAATTAATTGAATGGAGTGAACGTGATGGTTGGGCACATTTTTATTTGTATGATGAAAATGGTAAACTCAAAAACCAGATCACAAGTGGCGCTTTCCATTGCGAGGATATTGAAAGCATTGATGAAAAGAACCGTGTATTGTATTTCACTGCCAATGGTCGTGAACCAAATGAAGATCCTTATTACCTGCATCTCTACCGCATTAACTTCGATGGTACGGGTTTGAAATTACTTACTCGTTCAGGTTATGATAACAATGCGAGTATGGATGATAATATCCGCTATTTTGTAAATACCTATTCACGTGTGAATACGGTGCCTGTTTCGTTATTGCAGGATAATAACGGACGCACTATTATGGAACTGGAAAAAACAGATATGAGTGGCTTGCTTGAGGCAGGTTATAAATTCCCTGAACCATTTAAAGTAAAAGCAGCTGATGGCATTACTGATCTGTACGGTGTAATGTATAAGCCGTTTGATTTTGACAGTACAAAAACATATCCCATCATCGAGTATGTGTATCCAGGTCCGCAAACAGAAGCTGTAAACAAAGCGTTTGGTCGTGGTATGGATCGTGTTGACCGTTTGGCACAACTTGGTTTTGTGGTGATCACGGTTGGTAACAGAGGTGGTCATCCTTCACGCAGTAAATGGTATCACAACTATGGTTATGGTAACCTTCGTGATTATGGTTTGGCTGATAAGAAAGCAGCAATTGAACAATTGAGTTATCGTCATAAGTATATTGATGCAAACAAAGTGGGTATTCACGGACATAGTGGTGGTGGCTTTATGAGTACAGCAGCTATGCTGGTGTATCCTGATTTCTTTAAAGTAGCAGTGAGCAGTGCCGGAAATCATGAGAATAATATTTACAACCGCTGGTGGAGTGAAAAACATCATGGTGTAAAAGAACAGGTGAGTGATAAAGGCGACACAAGCTTTGTTTATTCCATTGAACGTAATCCTGAATTAGCAAAGAACCTGAAAGGACGTTTGATGTTGAGTCATGGTGATATTGATAATAATGTGCATCCTGCTAATACCATTCGTATGGCAAATGCATTGATCAAAGCCAATAAGCGATTTGAGCTTGTGGTGTTGCCTGGTCAACGTCATGGATATGGAACAATGACGGAATATTTCTTCTGGAAAATGTGCGATTATTTCTGTCGTTACCTCCTTGGCGATGATTCGCAGCCGGTGGATATGGAAGAGATGAACAGGGAAATTGAGCGTGGCGACCCGGGTAAATAA